In Misgurnus anguillicaudatus chromosome 14, ASM2758022v2, whole genome shotgun sequence, the genomic window agtgaccaaacacatcaacgtttttcttatttaagacgagtagttatacgagcaagtttggtggtacaaaataaaacgtagcgcttttctaagcggatttaaaagaggagctacattttatggcgtaatagcacttttgggagtacttcgactcggcgcagtaacaccctccctctcccattatgaccGAAATAACTGTGTGAAATCGGCTAAAAAGTTGGCAGTATAACACTGCTTAAcaccaaacacacaaaataatgttttttttaaaagcatcatatgtcccctttaaatcagCACCTTgatatttaaaagtgtacatTAAAAAGGTGGCAAAGCAAATATTTGCACAAATTATAACACAAATTTGACTGGCAGctttaacaagtctttgtctttacagaataaatctAAAATATCAGCctcaaaatctgaaggaaaaaaatgataaaaggttgatgaggatttctggctcccagaatgctttgcgtgaggctgttattttagatttattctgtaaagataaagacttgttaatgtatAATGCTAATTTAAACAGTTGCATAACTACAgctcattttttacagtgttgttgtACCTTTGCTAGCCTAAACTATCAAGTTATTAAGCGTTTGTAACTTCAACTTAACAACACCCCTGAGAATAATTCATCTTTTATCCCATCAGGTACACTCTTGAACAAGATCCTGCAGGCTGGCTCAGAGTCAATGCTACAACAGGGGAGATCTTTGTGAAAAAACCTTTAGACAGAGAGTCGAGTTATGTGATAAATGGCACTTATACAGTAACTGTGATTGTCACTGAGAAAGGTAACTTACAAATACGGTAAGGTGTACAGAATAAAACCCGGCAACGATAAACCAACCCCTGGTCTCAGCTGTGTAagaatacatttgtatatttacattTCATTAAGATTTCTCTTGGTTTCCATTCCAGATGACCCTAAAATGACAAGCACTGCTACGGTTAACATCTACGTCGAAGACAAGAACGATAATGTGCCCATGTTAAAGGAAACCGCCGTCTCTGTCTGTCAATCTGATGAGGTTTCTAGTACAGAGATCACGGCGTATGACCTTGATGGAGATCCATACAGTGGACCATTCAGATTTGAACTAATAGGAGATGTTAAGGACGAATGGAGCATCGACCCGAGCCACGGTAAAGGAAAAACTTGTGTCTGTATAATCTCAAGCTTTGACTATTATACCAGGTAATCAAAAGGAAGTCCAAAAAAAGATCAAAAAATTGTCCCTAACTGTCACTTGGGTGGTCGTtatccttttaaaaagtacacatttgtacctaaagagatTTATTAGTTTCTCAGAGGAAcatgttggtaccaaagagggcatcatatatgtataaaccagtgctgcctcacgattagtcgcgactaatcgtttgcagaataaacgtttttgtttacataatatatgtgggtgtattgcgtataataattatgtataaatacacatacacacatgcatgtatataattaagaaacatttgcatgtgtatataagtgtttatatttatatataatctatattatatataaatatacatatttattatataaatatattttttccttaaaattatacatttatgtgtttgtatttatataaacataattattatacacagtacacacacatttattatgtaaacaaaaacttttattctgcaaacgattagtcgcgactaatcgtgaggcagcactagtaTAAACGTAACATATTAGGACCATTTTAAAGAGTACTGCCCCAATGATaacttgggaccatttttgtcTAACCTTGCAAGCATACAAACAGTGTCAAATAAATGCGCCCGTGTCAGAAACTATGTGTTTAATATATATTTCGCTCTGTCCTGTAGGTAACACCGTGCACTTGGTGAAACACAAAAACGTTTATCCTGGTATGTACACACTGACGGTGAAAATTTCGGATAAGCAGGGCATCTCTTTTCTCCAGAATCTCACCGTCTCGGCGTGCGATTGTTCAGTCTCACCAAGCTGTCTTGTTCAACGCAACACACAGAAAAAAGTAGGAACCGGTGTCATTGGAACGGCCATCTTTGCCTCACTGCTGGTTTTCGGTGAGCACTGGTTATATACATTTTCTAACGTATACGAATTAATGATTGGAAAAtacttttgtgcattttaaaaTCTGAAATGCATTTCCTCATCTCAGCACTTCTGCTGCTCTCCATCACTTGCTCTTGCGGGGCTGTAAAGTCTTTGGCACACGTGGActatgttttaaataatgtcCTGCCATCTAACACTGAGAACCCTGGAACAGATTGTATGGTAAGACTgctgtaaaatgaatgtgtcTGTCTGATCAAATTCACTTTTCGTTGCTTGTAAGTGAAACAGAAAAGCCGTAGTATCTAAGGGCAATACTGTGTTTCATAAATGTTTGATCTGAAGGTCCCGAACACTCTCCTGAAGAAAAAATATGAGGCTCAGTCAAAGGAGGCTACTCTGGTATCTAACAATATTCAAACCAAGGTGAACGTTCAGCaggtacatttttttaatgtataagtTGTTATGAGTTTCACACAAAACAATCATTCATACAATCTAAagatgttgtgttgttttagtCCATGCGTGGGTAAATATGGATGAATGGTTTAagttaacctagaaaatgtccatatttgacccagccAGATAAAAACAATCCGGTATTTTGGGTTACAACAACCCAAAGGTTAATTTAAACTGAATGGTTGGATTTGTCCATGTTTTATttcaaccatgggttaaaacaactcagcattaACTATAATTGTACtttttaatgtactttttttttgctttaggtAGCGAGCATGAATATGAGCCCTCGTAATACCCTGATTCATATGAATGGAATCCAGACCAGCAAAAGAGCGCAATACAATTTCAATGAGGTATGATATTACGACAAatatttaaagctgcaatccataACTTTTGCCTCTGACCTTTGTTTGAACTATAAAATTGTAGTTATTTGAGTATTAAGGTTCAAAAAACGCCATGGGCCCtatctatcatacacccggcgcaatgcggcACAATGCAGCCCAAAACtagcaagtgtcttttgctagtttcaacccggcgcaatgataattttcacgtttagcggcACATTgcttaaatagcaaatgcatttgcgcccaattttgcgcccaaGGGCATTCTGGtttgaaaatgaggtgtgttcagacGCATTGTTGGCCCGTTTGAGgcgattaatatttaaaatattaatttttaaaatatgaaaaatctaaggattaaaatgtaaaagatgattattgagtctcttggaaaTAAATGAGGAAGGATTGATTATTAGacattagaaggcgtaaagagcagCTTCACCTGTAGCAAGGCGGAGCTGTGGGCGGGCCTGGACGAGCCTGGGCCCACCCATATTGACAGCTGGCCCTCCcaataaaaaatcaaaaatgGTGCTCTGTATAGTTTAACATggatactactttatgtggtgtatttTATCTATAACacgttatgttaaaaacagtaaaattataagtaagcctgataactatttagcagtttgaatgttgcgttacagtatggttaaaaatattcccgagcagctttcagtCATGATCACTTCGAGACCTTTTCTTGCAAACAAGTggaaacgtattttgaataacaccACGTTATAAATATGCGCTGTGccctttcctctcaataacataaacacacaacaaatatgacacacaACAAATTGCTCCTCTATGCCCCGCCTTTCTGAAACGTCATCcagtgcgttgtgattggccgaataTATATCAAGTGTGCGATGGAAATGATATTACATAATATTGCTCAGATGATTGTCACTTAAAACATTACTGATTTAATGCCGCCATCTACATGACAAATTTAAATCCTAAACAACTATTGAACAAGCTACAAACTCTTCATCGTTGGCAGCAGCACACACGTGAATAAGTAGCTGGTAGTGATGCGGATCACgcttttattaaattatttggcCCGCCCCACAACactatctatttttacaacccacAACcattaaatatacatacattgtaatgtaaatgaaaacaGGCTAAAAGGCCATTTCATTACATTGCCATGTAAACTGGTAACAACATATGCTTATAAACCATAGAAACCACTGGTttcaaaccagcatggtcatattacTTCTAAATCATAAAGGATAAGAATAAAGTTTAGTGTTCTAATTTTAGCAACTATTTTTCACTTCTAACCAGCAGATATCCACATGGAAACAGTCCCTGTATCGGAGTAACAGTCATTATAAGGTCAATTTTTATCTTTTTACTGCTTTTGACAAGGGTAAAGCTTTACGTTTTCAGCACTCTTGTAAAACAAATCAATAATGTACCGGTTATTTGTATGTGTCCTCAGGGTACAATGGTTAGCAGAATGACCTCTAAAAGACAAAATTCATATACCATGAGCCGACTGCATTTACAAAATATACTCGTACAGGTAAGTTTATTAAAGTATACCTTTATACATTCCTAATTTATCTTTAATCATGGATATGAGCGAATAATGCCAGCTATAAGTGTAcacaatttaaaggtgcagtgtgtaaattttagtggcatctagtggtgaggatgcgaattgcaaccaacggtgTAGTCCACtcctcacccctcgcttttgaaacgcataaaaaACTACGGTAGcagccaccggacaaacatgtcatcattggagacaacttagtaaaaaaagtttgaccgttaaaggcttctgtagaaacatggcggcacaaaatggcgtcttccatgtaaggggaccctctgtgtatgtagataaaaaggtcttgttctaaggtaataaacacataacggttcattatgaaaggtctttatacacctctgataatatagttttgcatattattttgcatttctgtcaatagatccttctaaaatttacacactgcacctttaaagaaaaaagtctaaAATTCTCATCTCTGATAGGATTCTCTAGAGAGCACCAAAATTACTggaatgtatttatttattaatcaatgtgatttttggggtgaactgtTTCTTGAAAGTATTTGTTATTTAGCACAATTAAAGGTAATAAATTCTTCATAATAATATTCTTCAACTTTCAGAGGCTTCATTCAATACAGTCACTGGGAAATGAGTTGCTTGATTATGAGCCTCATCGTTACGCTTTTGAGGACAACTCTGAATACTTTTCAGACCTGGACCCTATAGACTTGCCCGATAATGACTTTGATCCTGAGCCGTTCTCTGACCTTGGACCTGCATTTAGGCAACTGGCTTCAATCTGTAACCCAGAGAAAAGCTCGACAACAAAAGTGATTGAAAATGGCactataaaatatatgtaatataTGTCCTAAGTAAAGTAATATGGGTTATTTTGAATAGGATTAAGGGCTCGGTCATACCAAGAATGATCATAGTGACAATTCTCATAATGATAAGTGAATTGGAGTTAcaatttattttgatagtccactttagacatttagGGAAGGGATACTTGTATTCAGTAGAATGACAGATGAGGGACcattaaaataaattgttaatacatattaagcagacagtctacTAACTACTCTATGACTAGCAGTTGACAAGTGGTTACAATAAATAGTTAGTAAAATGTGTAGTATGAAGTggactattaaaataaagcattaccgaattttgattgttttgtttttccgtTCAATAATATTGTTCCTCTGTCATTATAATTGCGGTATGGAGTGCACTTCTATCTTAcagttaaaattatttttttaaactatctTATAGTTATGGTTCTTGGTGTGAACAGGCCTTAACTGTTGCAAAAAATAATCTTTTATAGGTATTTGGGTGTAATTGAGACAGGGCTTATTTTTTAGTTGAATAGATTTATGtccttatatttttttacagcgggggtTTGTTTGTTCAAGCAGGATAATAAATCATGTGGATATCTTAGTTTAAAATCAGGTTATGTCATGCAAAGTTCATCTGTTTACAACCAGAGGGTTCAACAAAAAACTCCTCATGCTGGTATGGTCAGTTTAACATTTTAGAAGAAAGTTCCACTTGTTAAAACTACagtagttaacatgaactaacaatgaacaaaactGTAACAGGattttttcaacttttttcatgtttatttcaacatTTAATAATACGATTAAAAGTTGTCTCTGTTAATGCAGTTAATGCACAGTAAACTAATATAaacaattgtattggcattaCTCTTAAAAACAGAGGTGCTACAAATGGTTCAACAGCTATGCCGTTAAATAACCATTTTTGGATCCCAAAGGTTCTTGCCACGGCAAGATGCAAGGCAATACATCACGTTGCACAGGACAACAcacacaattttgtcatttcttTGTTTACTCACTCTTGtgtcatttccaaacagttggtgagcaccattcacttccatagtattaattttcctactatggaagtaaatggtgcacaaacggttttgtaacaaacattcctcaaaatatcttccttcgtgtttatcaaaacaaagacatttatacaggtttgtaacaacatgcgagtgagtaaatgatgggaAAGTTTTcgttttggggtgaactatccctttaattaaatAGGACAGCAAATAATGGAAACAggtgcactgtaaaaacataaaattttgatcatcttaaaaaaaattacttcaataagtaatgcttacattttttctttcgattttctcactttaaatgaaacttaattgtttatatattttaagcttTTTACCTTAGGTTTtttacttaaagtgagaaaatgtaagaaaaaaaacttgttacTATTTGAAGTAAGTTCTTTAAGAGGAGCagctttactttttacagtgtgagggGAATGAAACAATAATGAGATAATTAATCAGGAAAAGAGAGGGTGGGGCCAAGGCACTAGACCAGAGAGCACATGGCACACAAAAACAATGGCCATGTGCTTccaaaacagaaaacatggtACTGCCACAATCCTCtcacaataaaatacaaaaacaactaGAAGAAAGACCATATGGTGCTTTTCAGTAGTCTAAAAGGAAGTGCAGAATGATTTTTACATTGATCCCCGGCAATTAAATTACTACACAACCTTGGTGTTTGTCAAAAAACTGTAGGTAATTTGACAGGGAATTTTTTACACGGGTGGTCAGAGAAAAAAACAGACATTCTGGATTTGGATGTCAATAAAATTAATGACTACCCTCTGTAAATTATGAAAATACCTTACGTCCCCACGAGAAACAATTCCGAATAgggcttaactctttccccaccattgacgagttatctcgtatTGACGAGTtgtctcgtcaattaagagggaaaaattgcataaaaaaatgttcc contains:
- the cdh27 gene encoding cadherin-like protein 26 isoform X2, with amino-acid sequence MFTYFLLLGMICTCSTHLHGRHKRSWIIDSFDIVEEHPGPYPFELGQIKLDRSYSVEFLLKGKGVDEEPKGVLSINPTTGLIKVHRKVDYEQFRVLKLTFQARNKSNYAIDTQLGMEVNILDINDNAPVFQTKLYNVTITEATKQGGFILGVLAIDRDAPGTINSTVDYKIISVTPKTPNAEFYMRDNAIISFRGCLDYEVANKYTILVEAKDRGEIVKMSSTTTVVINIQDGNNHMPVITGQTGSSKVLEGTNGSSPLIIHTTDLDTRLTAAWRAVYTIQGDKYDHFSIHTDPDTNDGVLTVVKPLDYEKQALQSISITVDNDEPFYSCEVKDRPASGLWIITSHQATKSTRGFNITVEDVNEPPYFPQRVRRVVLEENGAVGVFVDKVVAVDPDTQQKPVLQYTLEQDPAGWLRVNATTGEIFVKKPLDRESSYVINGTYTVTVIVTEKDDPKMTSTATVNIYVEDKNDNVPMLKETAVSVCQSDEVSSTEITAYDLDGDPYSGPFRFELIGDVKDEWSIDPSHGNTVHLVKHKNVYPGMYTLTVKISDKQGISFLQNLTVSACDCSVSPSCLVQRNTQKKVGTGVIGTAIFASLLVFALLLLSITCSCGAVKSLAHVDYVLNNVLPSNTENPGTDCMVPNTLLKKKYEAQSKEATLVSNNIQTKVNVQQVASMNMSPRNTLIHMNGIQTSKRAQYNFNEISTWKQSLYRSNSHYKGTMVSRMTSKRQNSYTMSRLHLQNILVQRLHSIQSLGNELLDYEPHRYAFEDNSEYFSDLDPIDLPDNDFDPEPFSDLGPAFRQLASICNPEKSSTTKVIENGTIKYM
- the cdh27 gene encoding cadherin-like protein 26 isoform X1, which encodes MFTYFLLLGMICTCSTHLHGRHKRSWIIDSFDIVEEHPGPYPFELGQIKLDRSYSVEFLLKGKGVDEEPKGVLSINPTTGLIKVHRKVDYEQFRVLKLTFQARNKSNYAIDTQLGMEVNILDINDNAPVFQTKLYNVTITEATKQGGFILGVLAIDRDAPGTINSTVDYKIISVTPKTPNAEFYMRDNAIISFRGCLDYEVANKYTILVEAKDRGEIVKMSSTTTVVINIQDGNNHMPVITGQTGSSKVLEGTNGSSPLIIHTTDLDTRLTAAWRAVYTIQGDKYDHFSIHTDPDTNDGVLTVVKPLDYEKQALQSISITVDNDEPFYSCEVKDRPASGLWIITSHQATKSTRGFNITVEDVNEPPYFPQRVRRVVLEENGAVGVFVDKVVAVDPDTQQKPVLQYTLEQDPAGWLRVNATTGEIFVKKPLDRESSYVINGTYTVTVIVTEKDDPKMTSTATVNIYVEDKNDNVPMLKETAVSVCQSDEVSSTEITAYDLDGDPYSGPFRFELIGDVKDEWSIDPSHGNTVHLVKHKNVYPGMYTLTVKISDKQGISFLQNLTVSACDCSVSPSCLVQRNTQKKVGTGVIGTAIFASLLVFALLLLSITCSCGAVKSLAHVDYVLNNVLPSNTENPGTDCMVPNTLLKKKYEAQSKEATLVSNNIQTKVNVQQVASMNMSPRNTLIHMNGIQTSKRAQYNFNEQISTWKQSLYRSNSHYKGTMVSRMTSKRQNSYTMSRLHLQNILVQRLHSIQSLGNELLDYEPHRYAFEDNSEYFSDLDPIDLPDNDFDPEPFSDLGPAFRQLASICNPEKSSTTKVIENGTIKYM